The sequence ctatttagaAATGTTTTTTATGGAAAAGTGATCCACTATCTTGACGAATGGTCAGAAACTTTAAGAGGTTCTCTTTATCTTGGAGTTTTGATGGACTTTTATTGATGCAATATTTGGAATTATCTATGCCTTTTGCTTCTTCCATTTGTGCCTTTAGAGGGTCTAAATTTATTGATCCATTTTTGGTAATTATTATATTTACTAGGCATATTAGTATATTTTACTTCGACGGGAAACATATCGTCTTTGAAGGCAAATTGGGCAGTTGGGGTTGACTAATACTGTTTTCTgttgtgtttttttcttctcatgagTGTTGCACTAATAACTTGAATGGCCTTTGCATGGCAATAAGCTCCAATGGTGCATTTTCTTCATTGGATATTTAGTTGATTATATTAATTGTATAGGTGCAGCAAATACTTCTGTTGATCACCGGTCGGAGGAAGCCCCTACATTCTCCCTTTAACCCCAACCTTTTTCTGTAGCCGTATTTGGGCAGACAAACAAGGGGTCAGATCATACTCCAATAAAGGCTGAGGGATCTTCTAACATATGTAGCTCCCAAGTGTCCCTTCAAGCAGTAAAAGATCAAAGCTCTAAAGCCTCTGTAATTCAACCTGCATCTGGCAGCCTGCCAAGTGTACATCAACCTTCACAAGTTTTTTCACCTTTCAATAACTACAATGACATCGCAAGGAACGTTCAGAAGTTTTTGCAACCAAGGCTTCCTGAGCATCCTAATTGGACTCCTCCTTCAGTTGAGTACATGAACAAGGCTGTAACTTGTCAAATATGTAAAGCAACCATATGTGATGTAGAAAGTTTACTTGTTTGCGATGCTTGCGAGAAAGGAGTCCACTTAAAATGCCTTCAATCATATAATCAAAAAGGAATTCCGAAAGGGGAGTGGCACTGCCCTAAGTGCATAATATCAAGCAATGGGAAGCCGCTGCCCCCTAAATACGGTCGTGTTACGAGAAATATAACTGCGCCTAAAGTGTCTTTAAACACCAATGGAGGTCTAATCTCTGCAGAGAAGAAGGTTGAAATTTCAGATCAAAAGATTAATAATCAGAAGGCAGTTGCTAATGGAAACCCTGGCTTAGTTAATTCTGCTGGTGTTGGTAGCAAAGGAAGTAGCCATGTTGAATCAGTCCCGGAACTAAAGATCTCACGCGTAAGAGAATCACATGGACCTGATTTCGCAATAAGCGAAATAGGCCCAGAAAAGTCAAGGGAAACTCCAGGGGTTGTTTGGGTACCTATTTCTGGGAAGGTGAATTATAGTTCTAATCCACCCATTCAAAGTAGTGAATCATCTGCATGTGACACAGGAAGATCAGAATCTGAGTTTAAGTCAACGCCAAATTTTGATCAAGGACACCACTGTCGTGAGAAACGTTCTGTCGCAGATATTGATTCCAGTTATCTCTCACAAGCCTCACGGAATTCATTAGATGCTACCAAAAAAGGGCCCTTAAACCATGAAGCTTCTGGAAGTCAAGATATTGTTAATATTTTCACCCATAAAGAGCTTGAGAAATCCAATTTAAGGGATACTACTGAATGTAATTCAGGTTGTGAGATCAGGCAAGAGAACCAAGATTTTGCTCAGGCTGATTCTATTAAGGCTTCAAATGTTGGGAATGGAGCTAGAGATTGGAATATATCTCCATTTGATGATTTGCATGGTGTGGATTGGGTTGGTGATGTATCTCGCACTGTAGATGAGAAGTCATTTTATCAGTCTTGTCGGGTTGATGGAGTAGTATACAAGCTGAAAGATCATGCTCTTTTTTATTCTAGCAATGGCAGTCTGAGACCTTCAAAACTTCAGGTAAGCCATGATCAAGCATTTCATGATTCTTATGGCTTAGGCTATGCAAGAAACAGTGTTAAGTCTAATTTTACCTGCTGAAATAGTCCCAATTGCTATTTTCATGTTTTGGATTAAGGTTGAAATCGTGTTGAATCTTCCCTTTACTTTTCAGACATCACATTCTCATGAACAATGTgctatttcaaatttcttctaTGGATTCTCTTAGGACTTGTGGTATGAAAAAAACTTTCTATTACAGGTCTTGTGGGAGGACaataaaacaaggaaaaaatgggCTATTGTGAATCGGTGTTACCTGCCTGGTGACTTACCTGAGGTAGTTGGCCGACCATGTACTCCTGAAATTAATGAGGTAGAGAAAATATCTTGAATTTTCTTTCGGAATTTTCACTTCTTATCCATATTATTATTTCAAGTCAAATGTACTCTGTATTTATCCTACATTTATTTGATTAGAAATgttgacttttttttctttctcccttgcattattattttttttaatgtctgAATGTGCATTTAGGAGCAAAGTTGTGGTTTGCATATTGGATTTCATAAAATATTGGCTGCATTATTGTTGCAGGTATATGAGTCTAATCATGATAGCACCGTATTGACTGGCTTAATTCAGGGGCCATGTCAAGTTCTTCCTCCAAACAAGTTTAAGGAAGAAAGTGAGAGAAGAAACCATTTACCGCATGGGGCAAAAGATGGGTTACAACCTGTTTTCCT is a genomic window of Macadamia integrifolia cultivar HAES 741 chromosome 13, SCU_Mint_v3, whole genome shotgun sequence containing:
- the LOC122059156 gene encoding uncharacterized protein LOC122059156, with protein sequence MDPAGFEAVVQPGSSEKSLASVGDKRPAENEDDLDTGGRLHKKARGDSSKDMKKVAEIVLVLSAMGKMRGGRNPTDVEKRLMEEARQKLAEMCEAMAPKDILPKDAVKVVIEDLGLNNGSKDQRLGFRPPKMSIAERLLMTKRKMEEPNRFAGQSGTYSSQSSQVGFSATVESHGTLSQAAHIFPPGKPCPTPVSVGVFQSGPTTVHVSALSSTSSKNHVSALSSTSSKNQLPVNEVQPSVVSRGLSSSSLEKDSSLTLPRTEAAHFRLDGRLNGPAFASQVRGAANTSVDHRSVEAPTFSRQPQPFSVAVFGQTNKGSDHTPIKAEGSSNICSSQVSLQAVKDQSSKASVIQPASGSLPSVHQPSQVFSPFNNYNDIARNVQKFLQPRLPEHPNWTPPSVEYMNKAVTCQICKSTICDVESLLVCDMEEPNRFAGQSGTYSSQSSQVGFSATVESHGTLSQAAYIFPPGKPCPTPVSVGVFQSGPTTVHPQPFSVAVFGQTNKGSDHTPIKAEGSSNICSSQVSLQAVKDQSSKASVIQPASGSLPSVHQPSQVFSPFNNYNDIARNVQKFLQPRLPEHPNWTPPSVEYMNKAVTCQICKATICDVESLLVCDACEKGVHLKCLQSYNQKGIPKGEWHCPKCIISSNGKPLPPKYGRVTRNITAPKVSLNTNGGLISAEKKVEISDQKINNQKAVANGNPGLVNSAGVGSKGSSHVESVPELKISRVRESHGPDFAISEIGPEKSRETPGVVWVPISGKVNYSSNPPIQSSESSACDTGRSESEFKSTPNFDQGHHCREKRSVADIDSSYLSQASRNSLDATKKGPLNHEASGSQDIVNIFTHKELEKSNLRDTTECNSGCEIRQENQDFAQADSIKASNVGNGARDWNISPFDDLHGVDWVGDVSRTVDEKSFYQSCRVDGVVYKLKDHALFYSSNGSLRPSKLQVLWEDNKTRKKWAIVNRCYLPGDLPEVVGRPCTPEINEVYESNHDSTVLTGLIQGPCQVLPPNKFKEESERRNHLPHGAKDGLQPVFLCKWFYDQSKGLFRAVTD